In Sesamum indicum cultivar Zhongzhi No. 13 linkage group LG1, S_indicum_v1.0, whole genome shotgun sequence, the sequence aaacaaaattttactaaatcaTATCTGAAcacatcacatttttttttatcatattttaatctatcaCCCATAATCACATTGTTGAAtgtaaataaaacttaaaaattgttAATTGAAACCGTTAGACGAGAAACATATGAGCTTTGGCAAGTCGTCGGCATGGTGTGAttctttatttcataaataaaatcttatttatattgtacTTATTCCTAAATTCCCATCCTGAGattattatgcaatttaaCACCATCAATCCCTGTAATGATTTTGATGGGAAAAACCTCAATTTTCAagcaaaatatcataaatacccttaatgaagggcattTCAGTCATTTGGGAGCTTAAGATACGCGCCTCATCAGAAGCAGGTCGCATAAACCCATTTTCACTATGGAAGACCTGACTCAGGGAGGGCCATCTGATCGAAAACGCCCATCAACCTGATGAAGACACGTTGCCCAAGCAACAGTATCTACTTGGGCCTATAAATACCCGGCGCATTATTTATGGAGGAAACTGATATTAGCTATTTTTGATCTATTTTCTCCAGTTCGCATATTTTACTCGAACCACTCTAACTTAAGCGTTGGAGGATCGTTGTCGGGGGCGCTTCCGATGAGCCTCAGGTTCGTGTTTTATCCCCAGGACTCAAACACTCGATCTTACGAGAGTGCATGGCCGTGATCGATCCAACCAGTCAAGGTTGCATATTTCGAGCAAGATCAAActtatttagaattatcattaatattgtcacaaacaaaataaaaatccataattAATGATGTTATCCCTGAATCCCAGTATGCCATTACACCTGATAAACTACTTCTTATCGTTGATAATATGATTGTGATTTATAagactaattattttttaaagcataAATGGTGGGGTAAAATGGACCCACCCATTTTAAACTCGACATGAGTAAAGCATAGGATAAGGTGGGGTGATGTTTCTTGATAtgcttttattataattacaattttataataggaatttatttactttttatatgaAGGCGTCTATTTGTCTTcttcaaattgaaaatagaagATGATGCTAacactaaaattaattgaaaaataaaatctttagatataaaataaatttatattatttattaagaagaAATTTCTGAggtaataatcataatttataaattatagattgtttgaaatgcatttaattatacttattttttttcaaaaatatttattattattttacattatatattatttaatataataaaaaaattaaatttatgcacGCAGAATCTAATTTAACGTGTTCCTATAATACTATGCGGCAGGAGAAAAGAGGATGTAAGTCGCAAAACCCTAATCCCCAAACCCCACCAACAATGGCGGACGTCAAAGCAGTCGACGAAGGTAGTCAATTCCCTGAAAAACGCAAGCTCGATCTCCCAAATCCGGTCAACAATGCTCTAGAAGAGGAGAAGATTGACGCCGATTCCAACAAGAGGCAGAAAATAGAAATCCCGTCCGGAATTGCGGCGGAGTCGGAAGGACGTCTAAACAACAGCGCGGCTGCGGAAGAAGAAGATggggaagaagatgaagatgaagaagactACAATGCTGAGCAGGACGAAGATGGAGATGAGGAAACCGAAAATGTGGATAGAAAGGGGAAAGGGATAATGACAGACCCCAAAGGAAAAGGGAAGATGGTTGAGGAATCTGAGGATGATGATTCAGAAggcgatgatgatgatgatgacgacTCGAGTGATGATTCTGACAGTGATTTCTCCGATGGACTTGATGAAAGTGATATGGAGGATGATCCCCTCGCTGAAGTTGATTTGGGCAACATTTTGCCCTCCAGGACTAGGCAGAAACATGTGCAGCCTGGCGTCCGAATTATCAGTGATCCCGAAAAGGGTAACGATGCTTAATTGTAAACTTCTTGAGGTTAGGTGAAACATTTAGCGGAAACTGTGTAGCTTTAATTTTGACTTGGTACTACTATATGAATTTCATTAAGTTTGGCCAAGGAAACCCGTGTTGTAGTTTTGTAATGCAGtgagatatttttttgatcaGTTAATGGGATTTCCCTTTTATTGTGACTGAGATATGGTGATCATGGGATAATATGATTTCCTAGGTGATATTGCTTCgtactaaaagaaaattgctCCTTTCTTTATGCCATGGTGATTTCTATGTTTGAAATTAGATGTGGGGCTCTTTGTTTCATCCGTTCATTAATCAAAGAAGAGGATTGAAGTTGTGGACAATTCATCTGACTGCAGTAAACTGGTGAAAGAGAAAGATTTATGCACTTGGATAATGTAAGTTGAACTGGAGAATTCATCAGTCATGAATATTAAGGAACTCCATGTTCTGGTTCATTTGTCAAAGTGGTCAATCCCAAATTGAGGAGCTACACTGTCCAGATTCTTAGAAATGCGGTTCTAGAAGCCATTTGGATGCCAAACAATAGAATCTGTTGGGGCCTTTTCAAAATGTGTCCAGTTAGGGGCACTGATCAATGAACTCATACATAAACTGATATCCAGTCTTGATGGAGTAGTTTGCTTTTTCGCTGGAAAGGAAAGCTGTTATTGCAATTCATCTTTATTATGTAAGTGTGCTGAAATCTGGTGATGCGGAATAAATGttccattttttgtttgtagaaATTTCTGTTCTTGTTTGATGCCATGGTTGCCCATGCTAGGATTTGAAGCCACTTTATCTTACAATCTGAAATTGAaacattttattcttataattaattgcaaCAGATCTTTCTGTGTTTACTCAAAGAGAAGTTAAAACTGAAATTCTAAACATACAGAACTAATTGAACACATGAACATGTACTTTATCATTGTTAAAACTTAcaattgaacaaaatcaaGGTTACCTCTCTTTGAATgctatattatatgtaaatgtAGAGCTGGCCCACATTTAAGTTTTTTGAAAGTTGATTTTCCTAAATGCAGATGGTAATTCTTGTGTAATTTGTCAATGATAAAGTGTATTATTTTCCGGCACACCTGACTTACATTAAAACAGTacttaattgaatttgaaagaCTAATATGCATACAAGGAACTTAGGAATTTGTCTTGGCATGTTCAGGACAATGCAGGGAGAAGTGACCAACGAGGACAAAATAACTAATGTTTAGTTTGGCTCATTGGTTTCGATGTGTATTTTGTATCTGCAACTAACATAACACATAATTGTTTCCTGACTTTGTCCAGCCATGTGTTTGTGATCAGTCTTTAATTATCAGTTTGAAGAGAGTATACAACCAACTCTAGTAAGTATATGACAACCTCAAGCGAATTTGAGCAAACTGTGAATTTAAGTTACCACTGGTTGGAAACTACTGACAgtgattcaattttaaaaactcaactacataattaattaagttaNNNNNNNNNNGACTTATATGCACATGGTGGCTGATCCTTTCAGTAAATCTTATTTGTTACTCCATTTGTCTTATAAAGGACGGCTCAGTTGACTTTCTTTTGGAAGTAAGCAAAGTCAACTTCGTGCCTCTTTCTTCTGAAATTgctattcatttatatatgatgaaaGCAAATCATTAATGTGTAACTTATATCTGTCAAAGCAGTTCCATCTGAAAAAGCAAACAAGATTCTTCGAACCttaacttaataaaataaattttaaaatacaatggTGGattgaaagagagaaaaaatcaCGATTTCTATTCTATCTTAAACTTCTNNNNNNNNNNNNNNNNNNNNNNNNNNNNNATGTCTATAATCTTTTAGGTTGACATCTTAgaagtattaaattaaatcaaaggGCAAAATAAGGTAAAGCAGTAAATGTCCTCCTTTTCAGAGTACAAGATGACCATCTTAGgacaataaaaatagaattgtGGACATCCTTTTTATGGAGGGGACTAGGGAGGGAGTATTTTGAACAATGCAGGGGTAATTACTAGGTAgcagataaaaaaattaatggccttttcctttttatggTTATAAAATCTTACACCTATCCTCCCTAGCAAACTGAGTTTGTCTGTGTTCCTTTATGAAATTCATCAATGCAAATGGAATTAGCTTTGTTGGAATGTGAATTCATTTTAAACTGTTACTTCAGTTTCCAGTGGCCGTCTTTAACTTCTGCACTTGTTAGTTCAATACATGTTCAAGTTGATTTCTGTTGGATTCTAAGCATGAGCTTGggatatttgttttttgaggTAGAAGATGCTACACAAAGATTTAGATTACCATTGGTTTGGGAAGTGACAGTgctgtttaattatttatgcacGACAGAGTTGCTAGATGAACTTCATACTTCAGAGTGAGAACAAACATGGCGGAGGCATTTTCCCTCTTTGAAGATGTTGATATCCTTTATTCCTCTTTTGGGTGGTTACTGGTCATATTGCACGATGTGCATTTATTAgacattactgcaatatttcatgTCATACGCTAGGGTTGATGTTGATAACATCctatttatttccatttttagCCTGGATTAGGCTGCCAATAATGCTAATTCTGCTTGAGCCGTTCTTGCATCTTTTGGTTATTTGTCTCTTGTTTTTAACCTATATGCTTCTTTACTTTTAtcatattgaaattaaataggGATATTCAAGTCCACACATAAAGTGAAAGAAACTTGAGTCATTCacacttttataatattatagattaTAGATTTTGGATCTGAAAACTTTCTTCCTTTGTCACAGTTTACCATGGATGTCCTAATTCTTGGCTGTCGACAGCGTTGAAAATAGTGGATCTAGAAGTAGACAATAGAGTTGTAATTTGGATTATAAGGACATATTTAATGATAGAGacatataacttaaaaaacacataaatatttgttaaccTCTCCCAAATCTTAGGATGCAATAAGAATAGATAGATTTGTCTAGCTTTATCagtattatcaaattttgcaACTGTCTAATCAAATACTGACAAAGTTATAGTAATTTCACAATGAAAAAGTGATGTGAGTGTGACACACTGGAACCAATTGGATCTGCAGTTCATGCAACTAACAGAAAATGAGTACTTCTGTGATCTTTTGCTACTCTCGCTGCTCATAGTCAGTTAAGAAGTGTTAGAATCTTCTTGACGTGGAACTTCTGCTCAGGAGCTTTGGGCCCTTTGGTTCCAAGGAAAGTGCTTGAGTTAAgttacttttctttttgtgtatgTATTCTTCCTTAGAAACTTCTTTGAACTGTGATTTATAACTTAATCATGTGTACAGAATTGATGAAATGGTTCTGCTCTTCTTATCGTGTCAGAACTGCTTTCCCTTATTGGTTTTCTACACAAGATCCTGCTGTGCCACTGTCATCATAAAGTGAATCCGAAATACGATATTCTGGAAAAACAAGCA encodes:
- the LOC105169458 gene encoding glutamic acid-rich protein-like, which translates into the protein MRQEKRGCKSQNPNPQTPPTMADVKAVDEGSQFPEKRKLDLPNPVNNALEEEKIDADSNKRQKIEIPSGIAAESEGRLNNSAAAEEEDGEEDEDEEDYNAEQDEDGDEETENVDRKGKGIMTDPKGKGKMVEESEDDDSEGDDDDDDDSSDDSDSDFSDGLDESDMEDDPLAEVDLGNILPSRTRQKHVQPGVRIISDPEKGNDA